A single genomic interval of Agromyces cerinus harbors:
- a CDS encoding HPP family protein: protein MAEQTPARNARRNQLIVGLIVGILVGVGVSLWTSFWLWLPAGIVVGIVTGLLMRPPSKD from the coding sequence ATGGCCGAGCAGACCCCCGCACGCAATGCCCGTCGCAATCAGCTGATCGTCGGGCTCATCGTCGGCATTCTCGTCGGCGTGGGCGTGAGCCTCTGGACGAGCTTCTGGCTGTGGCTGCCCGCGGGCATCGTGGTCGGCATCGTCACCGGCCTGCTCATGCGGCCGCCGTCGAAGGACTGA